Sequence from the Camarhynchus parvulus chromosome 1, STF_HiC, whole genome shotgun sequence genome:
GAGGTTTACTCATTGTCTCTTGTCTCCTACAAGTGTGTCAGGAAGCTGTGAGCAAATGTGCTGGCATCCTGGTGATTGAAACACTATCAAAACCTTTCTCCTGTTGCATCTTCTGGTGCTTCCACACCCAAGCAGTTTTGCTCATTTTCCCTTCACCTGAGGTTGAGGGTTTTAAATGTAGTGTTCTACAGGTGTAGACAGTTTCTGCCACCACTTACTACCCAGACTTGGATAAGAGCTGTTGAAGTAAAAATGAAGGTACATCTAAAATTAGGATCCTGAGCAAAGATGTTCTTTCAAGAATGTAAAGAACAGCCTTTTGTTTGAATACGCTTTAAGCCCATGATCCTCACTTCCCCGCTCTTTTTGGTTGCCAGGTCCAAGTTTCCGATGCCGAATATGTCCACTTAAAGGTGTTTCAGAGTCTTCCTTATGAGAACCTAGGTCCCAGCCTTGTCAGTTTTCAGACCGGCAAAACCAGAGATGACCCTCTGACCTACTTCTAAGACTTGATGTGCTGCAGTGCCTCACCTCTGCAAATCCTATGGGGATTCTGCCTGtgacagtaaataaaataagtTTGGAAAGCTATTGTCTAtactttccttttgctgctgataTACCTGCAGAGGTCTTTCTTGTTATCTTTCATATCTGTCACAAGActaaaataaagtatttttaattaagatataaaataaacataagGTTATCTGGAATATAAAAAccagttaaggaaaaaaagctgaacaAGATAATAATCAATAGTGAAAACCAGTGAAGAAAACACTAACGCACCAGTCAAATATGCCATCTCAAgtcaaaagaaatgtttattgtTATAAATGCAGAAATGCTTGTCGAGCTCAAGTTCCTTTCCATAGGACCTCAAGGACTTTTCCATAGGACCGAGAACACAAGCAAGCTGGTTTGGTATTTTAAACTCACACACCCTCTACGGGACATTACATGCTACTGCTGCAAGAGGATGAGCATAATTACCAAGGGAATGTTTGTTTCAAACTACTGTAagcctctttctcttccttgcaAAATTGCTTCAGCTCAAGTCACTCATAAGGTCATTGCCCATAAAATACAAAGTACAATTTAAATCTCCACATATATTCACAGTtgcaaaacagcacagaaaagactGAGGCTTTCCTCTTGTTCCTTGCTGCAAATATATGAGTGCTGGGGTCATTCCCCTTCTGATTTCCAGACCAAGGAAGTTGACAAACAGGACTTAGCCACAGTATTCTTGTTAAGTTGCACTAAAGCCTAAGTTAAGTTGCAATAAAAGTAGGGTTTACATTAGTGCAGGTAATAGGAGAGCTCTGTGCCTCTCAGGTTTGGAGATTGCACAGGAAGGGAATGgcataaaaaaaattgatttttttacaccatgatgttaaaaaaaagccacttttttctgcctttgttgGTGCAGGAATCAACATTTTGCAGCCTGTAGAAAATGCACATAAGAACCAGCCAGGGAAACATGGCAGAAAAGGTTGCTAGAAATAAGCCAGTTCATCGTGCTTTGTCTTGCTGCCCTGGTAACTGTGGAGGCTCAGCTGCTCATTCTCGTGGGGGAGGCTCTTGAACACCCTCAGGTGCATGAACTCCTCATTCCCAACATGGACCTGCAAAGCACGAAACCCGGTGAGATCCCCGCAGGgggagcctgcagcaggaggggtggCAGAGGCTGGGCTGATTTGAGGATGGAGCAGAGACAGGCAGTAAGAAAAACCATTGGTTTGTTTTAAACTAGACTAGGAGCCGTGACTTTCCAGAAATACCACGTAATTTCCCATGAAAATGAAGATAGGGAGAGGGCTAGGAGGTggatatttgtttttttttaatgcacaatTCTTATTAAGGTCAAATTGTAAGCATTCTCCTCTagttaagaaaggaaaaaaccccaccattcCAAAGATTATAcacattaatataaaataaacaacccaGTGTCCTCTACCTTGATGAAGTAGTTTGTTCCAGCAACCAGCTGAGTTTTAAACTCCACTGCAGTGAAGACATCAAAggttttcccttctttttcttctatctGAGCTTTTACCTTAAGGAAACAATAGGTTCTTTAGGAATGATGCAAGATTCAAGTATTTAGGACTTCAGGCTCACAGTTCACTGCTGCTGAATTCCCCAACACAGAGTTCCTGCTTTTCCAATACATTAAAAGATCAAAATGAATCATGTTAAGTTTTGTGTGAGAGCAGGACCAGGAATCTAGGGATGTGGCAAAGCTGAGTTGGAGGTGGGAGTCAGTCACTACAGGCTGACACCAAGTCTGGAAAACACTTGGCAGTTCTTTCAGGATGTCTGCTGGAATCTGTGTTTTCAAACTGCAAAACAGTGCTCAAGAAGTCAAAATAACCTGTCCAGTACCCAAGAGGGAGCCATGAGCTCCTGAGATGCAGCTCTTCTCTCCTGCACTGGGCACTGTAGCACATTGTGGCTGTATGGAAACTTCTTGgtcaggaaagcagaaaattttaGCCTTTGTTTTGCAGTACAAGATGAGTTAGTCTTGGAGTTCTTGCTTGCAAAGTCCttgcctgctccaggctgcacCTCCTGCACTGCATCATTGCAAAGGCCTCCCTTCACTCCCGAGGCAGTAGTACCAGCAATGAGTAGATCCTCCAGCTATATGGTGTACTTCTCCTTCTTCCTAAATTCAAGGAAAATAGATAACATCTGCACTCCTGCCTAAATCCCATAGGCTTCcttggggaaaaacaaatgcCAACTTGCCACTGGTCAGGTGCTGTAGGTGAAGCAGGAATAGAACCATTCCTGCAACAGGGTGTGTTATCCCACCTCTCCAACTCCCAGAACTCTGGTGCCTTTTCAGTGACCATTCTGTCCCTGCGAGCTGTGTCCATGCTTTTTACCGTCTCTCAGAGGCCATACCTCTACGCTTCCTCCAGGTTATGATCAGTATGTCACAAGCAAGATAATGATGTTTGGACActctcctgtttgttttttgccATATGGAAATCCAAGCTGCATTCTGAGATGCACTGAAGGGCACAGCCCCAGAAAACATCATGATTCAGTCCTgcctcctccccttctcctgAGCCAGAGGTTGGAACAAGTGGCTTCAGTTTTCACCACACTTTTACAAATTTTAAGCAGCAGGGCAGACATAAGTCTCCCCCTGACCCTGTCCTGTGCTCTTTTAGCAATCCTAGGCACTGGGCAGCTTTGGTTTCTGAGCTCACTGAATcaccccagctcagcacatttTGTATTTCCACCAGTGAGCTGAACACTGGGCTCTGGGTGCAGAAAGCTCAGAGTCCTGCATCTGCAAGCCTGTCAGGGTGTTTGTGGCAGTGAGTCACCACAGCATGTGACAAACCAGCACCCTGAGTCAGTGCGGAGAGGGAGATCCCAGACAGAAATACTCTCCCAAAGACCTGGTTCTTGATCTCAGTCTGGATTTGGGAGTCCTGGAGGACAGGAGCCAGCACTGTGTCCTGCTGGTACCAAAGTTAATGGCATACTGGGCTGCATCAGCAGGAGCCTAGCCAGAAGACAGGAGAGTGATTATTGCCCTTTACTTGGCCTTTTTTAGAAAATGTGGAAtcctgtgcccagttctgggcgCCCAGTGCAAGCCAGACACCAATAAACTGTAGTGAGCCCAGTGAAAGGCGACCAGGGCACTCCTTGAGCACACCAGGATGGCTGGACCActtgtgctgtgaggagaggaagaaaatgagcttgctcagcccagagaagagaagaaggcTTTGAAGAAAGCTTTCCAGTACCTACAGGAAGCCAGGGTCTTTCCAGGGATGAAACTTTCCAGATGCCAGAAGAATGAGACACAATGGTCA
This genomic interval carries:
- the LOC115907365 gene encoding cystatin-B-like codes for the protein MLCGGATAARAATEETQRIAEQVKAQIEEKEGKTFDVFTAVEFKTQLVAGTNYFIKVHVGNEEFMHLRVFKSLPHENEQLSLHSYQGSKTKHDELAYF